One genomic window of Cottoperca gobio chromosome 10, fCotGob3.1, whole genome shotgun sequence includes the following:
- the LOC115014289 gene encoding fermitin family homolog 3-like has protein sequence MAAWDLSVTVEDLGSDAPPVTISVASDLHVGGVILKLVEKTQIKRDWSDHALWWEQKQRWLLRAAWSLDKYGVQADARLVFMPQHKPLRLGLPNGLTLRLRACFSSPVFQTVMGVCRMLSESLPFYFFISLLLVSLFVCFFISLNSSLFPLILSH, from the exons ATGGCGGCGTGGGACCTGTCGGTCACAGTGGAGGACCTGGGGTCTGACGCGCCACCTGTCACCATCAGCGTGGCATCTGACCTGCACGTTGGAGGGGTCATCCTGAAGCTGGTGGAAAAGACAC AGATAAAGCGTGATTGGTCGGACCATGCGCTGTGGTGGGAGCAGAAGCAGCGGTGGCTGCTGCGAGCAGCTTGGAGTCTGGATAAATATGGCGTCCAAGCCGACGCACGGCTGGTGTTCATGCCCCAACACAAGCCCCTGAGACTGGGGCTGCCCAATGGCCTTACCCTGAGGCTCCGAGCCTGCTTCTCCAGTCCTGTCTTTCAGACCGTGATGGGGGTCTGCAGGATGCTCAGTGAGtctctgcctttttatttttttatatccttATTACTGGtctctttatttgtttgtttttttatttccttgaaTTCTTCCTTattccctctcattctctcacaTTAA